In Sulfurisphaera javensis, a single genomic region encodes these proteins:
- a CDS encoding adenylate kinase family protein, whose protein sequence is MIIIITGTPGTGKSTIVDLLSKTLGYEKLHVSSFLIQNKVFSEYDELHQSYIIDEEKAIQLLDEYIKARNIVIETIYPSLISHADKVIVLRKDPRLLYEELRKRGWNELKVAENVMAEILGVISSEAKEYFTKVCEINVTNRKPEEVVERVLKEQCEEIDWLSIEEIGDLLISLDKIISSYEDSISDE, encoded by the coding sequence GTGATAATAATTATTACTGGAACTCCAGGAACAGGTAAAAGCACGATAGTGGACTTACTCTCTAAAACATTAGGCTATGAAAAACTTCATGTTTCTTCCTTTTTAATTCAAAACAAAGTTTTTTCCGAATATGATGAATTACATCAAAGTTACATTATTGATGAAGAAAAGGCTATACAACTTCTAGATGAATATATAAAAGCTAGAAATATTGTTATCGAAACAATTTATCCTTCTTTAATTTCTCATGCAGATAAAGTAATAGTTTTAAGAAAAGACCCTAGGCTCCTTTATGAAGAATTAAGAAAAAGAGGATGGAATGAGTTAAAGGTTGCTGAAAACGTCATGGCAGAAATTTTAGGTGTAATAAGTAGCGAGGCTAAAGAATATTTTACAAAAGTTTGCGAAATTAACGTAACTAACCGAAAGCCTGAAGAAGTAGTAGAGCGCGTTTTAAAAGAGCAATGTGAAGAGATCGATTGGTTATCTATAGAGGAGATAGGTGATTTATTAATCTCATTAGATAAGATTATTAGCTCTTATGAAGATAGTATAAGTGATGAGTAG
- a CDS encoding helix-turn-helix domain-containing protein, with product MSIEITEKSVIFKRFLAVAYGLSEAEIEAFLKIMESKEGKNVDTISSELGISKSRASLILKKLSDAGLIEKEKSGNNKGGRPKFMYYVNRDEIRAKLEKKANELCNELKQLISSLS from the coding sequence ATGAGTATTGAAATTACTGAAAAAAGCGTAATTTTCAAAAGGTTCCTTGCTGTTGCTTATGGGCTTTCTGAGGCCGAAATTGAAGCTTTTCTGAAAATAATGGAGAGTAAAGAAGGAAAGAATGTTGATACAATTTCTAGTGAATTAGGAATTAGCAAAAGTAGAGCGAGTTTAATTCTTAAAAAACTTTCAGATGCGGGACTAATTGAAAAAGAGAAAAGTGGTAATAATAAAGGAGGAAGACCAAAGTTCATGTATTATGTTAACAGAGATGAAATAAGAGCCAAATTAGAGAAAAAAGCTAATGAATTATGTAATGAATTAAAACAGCTTATATCCTCTCTGAGCTAA
- a CDS encoding LysE family translocator, producing the protein MNIFYDYALGIIMGLSIAAPPGPINAMMAHESVKSSFHGTAVGAGAMTADFIFFWVSLFFKSLIPQSILVIFYFIGGAYMLYLAYGVLKIKGFKTTIKGSYIKGLTTALVNPYQISWWIAFGIPMLQQFSIFIAPGFFTGIIIWIFLFPKLINKIGENYVVAVKMFSFVVLLAFGIYILYQGIHAIKI; encoded by the coding sequence ATGAATATTTTTTATGATTATGCACTTGGTATAATAATGGGGTTATCAATAGCTGCTCCTCCTGGTCCAATTAATGCAATGATGGCTCATGAGTCAGTAAAGTCATCTTTTCATGGAACTGCAGTTGGAGCTGGAGCAATGACAGCTGATTTTATATTTTTCTGGGTATCTCTCTTTTTTAAAAGTTTAATTCCTCAATCTATTTTAGTAATATTCTATTTTATAGGAGGAGCTTATATGTTATATTTGGCTTATGGTGTTTTAAAGATTAAAGGATTTAAAACTACTATTAAGGGGAGTTATATAAAAGGACTAACTACTGCTTTAGTAAATCCATATCAGATTAGTTGGTGGATAGCTTTTGGAATTCCTATGCTTCAACAGTTTTCGATTTTTATAGCTCCAGGATTCTTTACTGGAATAATAATTTGGATATTTTTATTTCCAAAGTTAATTAATAAAATTGGAGAGAATTACGTAGTTGCTGTTAAAATGTTCTCATTCGTAGTGCTTTTAGCTTTCGGTATTTATATATTATACCAAGGTATTCATGCAATCAAAATCTGA
- the alaXM gene encoding alanyl-tRNA editing protein AlaXM, giving the protein MVEKLYLTDCYIKEFKAKITKIEGNLVFLDKTAFYPGGGGVENDKGFLSFNGGKVEVTNVKEVDNDVAHEVSSIPFKVGDEITGIIDWGRRYKMMRLHTASHIIASIAYSKYNAKVTGGNISPEYAKDDFDVDDKNKLLEIVKEANEIAKKSIPVKIYFLKREEALKIPGIVKLAEKMPPNIDLWRIVEIEGIDIQADGGPHVSNTSEIGEIVPIKVENRGKGKKRIYYTVKP; this is encoded by the coding sequence ATGGTTGAAAAGTTATACTTAACTGATTGTTATATTAAGGAATTTAAAGCAAAAATAACCAAGATTGAAGGAAATCTCGTATTCCTTGATAAGACAGCCTTCTACCCTGGTGGCGGAGGAGTAGAAAATGATAAAGGTTTCTTATCATTTAATGGTGGAAAAGTAGAAGTTACAAACGTAAAAGAAGTTGACAACGATGTTGCTCATGAAGTCTCATCAATTCCATTCAAAGTTGGTGATGAGATTACTGGAATAATAGATTGGGGAAGAAGATATAAAATGATGAGATTACATACAGCCTCTCACATAATAGCTTCAATAGCGTATTCTAAGTATAATGCTAAAGTAACTGGAGGAAATATTTCGCCAGAGTATGCCAAAGATGACTTTGACGTTGATGATAAAAACAAGCTTCTTGAGATAGTGAAAGAGGCTAACGAAATCGCTAAAAAGAGTATACCAGTGAAAATATACTTTTTAAAAAGAGAAGAAGCATTAAAAATACCTGGAATTGTGAAGTTAGCTGAGAAGATGCCACCAAATATTGACTTATGGAGAATTGTCGAAATAGAAGGAATTGATATCCAAGCAGATGGAGGACCACATGTCTCTAACACTTCTGAAATAGGGGAAATAGTTCCAATAAAGGTTGAAAATAGGGGAAAAGGAAAGAAGAGAATTTATTATACTGTAAAACCTTAA
- a CDS encoding peptidase M50, giving the protein MSYIDYLEWRFRNLNEGLSFLLAILSLSVAFIGPIYISVNPIIGVLIPIITATTAIVPHEIAHRQSARNYGCASRFILSFKGFIVTLLINLISGITGFGFLVFVAGYTGIFCRFGGMSKEVEGKTAFAGPATNLVLAILALLIISFVPLPNLFLKYLFAEIFEFNSYVAFFNLIPIPPLDGQKVLRWNPAVWGLALVFSLILTFIPYYII; this is encoded by the coding sequence TTGAGTTACATTGACTATTTAGAGTGGAGATTTCGAAATTTAAATGAAGGCTTATCCTTTCTTTTGGCAATACTCTCTTTATCAGTTGCCTTTATAGGACCTATTTACATTTCGGTTAACCCAATAATAGGAGTTTTAATACCAATTATAACAGCAACAACAGCAATAGTTCCACATGAAATAGCACATAGACAATCAGCAAGAAATTACGGTTGCGCATCTAGGTTCATTCTTAGCTTCAAAGGTTTTATAGTAACTCTTTTAATAAATTTAATAAGCGGTATTACTGGATTTGGCTTTCTTGTATTTGTAGCAGGTTATACTGGAATATTTTGCAGATTTGGTGGCATGTCAAAAGAAGTTGAAGGAAAGACTGCCTTTGCTGGGCCAGCTACTAATTTAGTTCTAGCTATTCTTGCCCTTCTTATAATTTCCTTTGTTCCCTTGCCTAACCTTTTTCTTAAATATTTGTTCGCTGAAATTTTCGAATTTAATAGTTATGTAGCTTTCTTTAATCTTATACCAATACCACCATTAGATGGACAAAAGGTATTAAGATGGAATCCAGCAGTTTGGGGATTAGCATTGGTATTCTCACTTATATTAACCTTTATACCTTATTATATAATATGA
- a CDS encoding DUF72 domain-containing protein — translation MIKIGTCGFTYKHFNYFDVVEVQQTFYDVVSEETLNKWRKQGKNIEFTIKALQVITHEYNRTTYKKMKSDFGNKENFGFFKPTKEVFEAYEVTLKEAKILNAKVIIFQTPSSFLPTEENVKNLKNFFSSTDPSFIYGWEPRGEEWYKGDLLSKIFSELNIIHVVDPFRHISLTKKKYYRLHGIGKGEVNYSYKYTDEDLKKLAEIVMQEKEDVYVLFNNIYSFDDALRFKKLIKDLNMQ, via the coding sequence ATGATAAAGATTGGAACTTGTGGATTTACTTATAAGCATTTCAATTATTTTGATGTTGTTGAAGTTCAACAAACTTTTTATGATGTTGTAAGTGAAGAGACATTAAATAAATGGAGAAAACAAGGCAAAAATATAGAATTTACTATAAAAGCTTTACAAGTTATAACTCATGAATATAACAGAACTACATATAAGAAGATGAAGAGCGATTTTGGTAATAAAGAGAATTTCGGTTTTTTCAAACCAACGAAAGAGGTTTTTGAAGCTTACGAAGTCACCTTAAAAGAAGCAAAAATACTTAACGCTAAAGTTATAATATTTCAAACCCCTTCTTCCTTTTTGCCTACTGAAGAAAATGTAAAAAATTTGAAAAATTTCTTTAGCTCTACTGATCCTTCCTTCATTTACGGTTGGGAGCCTCGAGGAGAGGAATGGTATAAGGGTGATTTGTTATCAAAAATATTTAGTGAATTAAATATTATTCATGTTGTTGATCCTTTTAGACATATCTCACTTACTAAAAAGAAATATTATAGGCTTCATGGAATAGGAAAAGGTGAAGTGAACTACTCATATAAATATACTGATGAAGATCTGAAAAAACTAGCTGAAATTGTAATGCAAGAAAAAGAAGATGTATATGTTTTATTTAACAATATCTACTCTTTTGACGATGCCTTAAGATTTAAAAAATTGATAAAAGACTTAAATATGCAATGA
- a CDS encoding Mrp/NBP35 family ATP-binding protein has protein sequence MSSNNPFRISSPQPSSRQPRDLRKVNQQIQAADLKIQMKMKMVKYKIAVLSGKGGVGKSFVSSNLAMALAAAGRSVGIVDVDFHGPSVPKMLGVRGQYLTADDKGGINPVVGPFGIKVVSIDFLLPRDDTPVVWRGAIKHTAIKQFLGDVNWGELDYLVIDMPPGTGDEALSVAQLVPNLTGMVIVTIPSEVSTLAVKKSINFAKTINAKILGVIENMSYFICPSDGKPYYIFGEGKGKQMAEEMGVPLLGQIPLDPIVAQANDLGEPFFLKYPDNPASKEFMKIADQIIHIIENSNQ, from the coding sequence ATGAGTAGTAATAATCCATTCAGAATATCATCACCACAACCATCCTCAAGGCAACCGAGAGATTTAAGAAAAGTTAATCAACAAATTCAAGCTGCAGATTTAAAAATACAAATGAAAATGAAAATGGTAAAATATAAAATAGCTGTTTTGAGCGGAAAAGGAGGAGTAGGCAAGTCTTTTGTATCCTCAAATCTGGCTATGGCCTTAGCAGCTGCAGGAAGAAGTGTTGGAATTGTTGACGTGGATTTTCATGGTCCATCAGTACCAAAAATGCTTGGAGTTAGAGGACAATATTTGACTGCAGATGATAAAGGAGGAATTAACCCAGTAGTTGGTCCTTTTGGGATTAAAGTTGTTTCAATTGATTTTCTCTTACCAAGAGATGATACTCCAGTTGTATGGAGAGGGGCAATAAAGCATACAGCTATTAAACAGTTTTTAGGTGACGTTAATTGGGGAGAATTAGATTATTTAGTTATTGATATGCCACCAGGTACTGGAGATGAAGCTTTGTCTGTAGCACAACTAGTTCCCAATTTAACTGGAATGGTTATTGTAACTATACCTTCTGAAGTTTCTACTCTCGCCGTTAAGAAATCTATTAATTTCGCGAAAACAATAAATGCTAAAATCTTAGGTGTGATAGAAAATATGAGTTACTTCATTTGCCCTTCTGATGGTAAACCATATTACATTTTTGGTGAAGGAAAAGGAAAGCAAATGGCTGAAGAAATGGGAGTACCATTATTAGGCCAAATACCCTTAGATCCTATTGTCGCTCAGGCTAATGATTTAGGTGAACCATTCTTCTTAAAATATCCAGATAATCCGGCCTCAAAAGAATTTATGAAAATTGCTGATCAAATTATTCATATTATTGAGAACTCTAACCAATAG
- a CDS encoding tryptophan--tRNA ligase, with product MAQDFNVTPWEVKGKVDYDKLIVQFGTQKITPELKEKIKNLIHDELHVMLRRDVFFSHRDLDLILKDYQEGKGFFLYTGRAPSLGMHIGHLIPFIFTKWLQDKFNVNLYIEVTDDEKFMRNPEYTLDQTRQWAYDNILDIIAVGFNPDKTFIFQDTEYIRNMYPIAIKIAKKLTFSEVRATFGLDTSSNIGIIWYPALQIAPTMFEKKRCLIPAGIDQDPYWRLQRDIAESLGYYKAAQIHSKFIPPLTGPEGKMSSSQPETAIYLTDDPKTVERKIMKYAFSGGQPTIELHRKYGGNPDIDVSFQWLYMFFEPDDNKIKKIEEDYRSGALLSGELKQILIEKLNDFLEQHRQKREEAKKLVNVFKYEGELAREMWKKIHE from the coding sequence ATGGCTCAAGATTTTAATGTAACTCCTTGGGAAGTAAAAGGAAAAGTTGATTATGATAAGCTAATTGTCCAATTTGGTACTCAAAAAATAACTCCAGAATTAAAGGAGAAAATAAAGAACTTAATACATGATGAATTACATGTTATGTTAAGAAGGGATGTTTTCTTCTCTCATAGAGATTTAGATCTAATTTTGAAAGATTATCAGGAAGGAAAAGGATTCTTTTTATATACTGGTAGAGCCCCTTCATTAGGTATGCATATCGGTCATCTTATTCCTTTTATTTTCACAAAATGGTTACAAGATAAATTTAATGTGAATTTATATATAGAAGTTACTGATGATGAAAAATTCATGAGAAACCCAGAATATACATTGGATCAAACTAGGCAATGGGCTTATGATAACATTTTAGATATAATAGCAGTAGGATTTAACCCAGACAAAACCTTCATTTTTCAAGATACTGAATACATAAGAAATATGTATCCTATAGCTATAAAAATTGCTAAAAAATTAACTTTTTCAGAAGTGAGAGCTACTTTTGGTTTAGATACTTCTTCAAATATAGGAATTATATGGTATCCAGCATTACAAATAGCTCCAACTATGTTTGAAAAGAAAAGATGTTTAATACCAGCTGGTATTGATCAAGATCCCTATTGGAGGCTACAAAGGGATATTGCTGAAAGCCTTGGATATTACAAAGCAGCACAAATTCATAGCAAATTTATTCCTCCTTTAACTGGCCCAGAGGGTAAAATGAGCTCTTCGCAACCGGAGACTGCAATATATTTAACTGATGATCCGAAGACTGTTGAAAGGAAAATAATGAAGTATGCTTTTTCTGGCGGTCAACCCACAATAGAGTTACACAGAAAATATGGTGGAAACCCAGATATTGATGTGTCTTTTCAATGGTTATATATGTTCTTCGAGCCAGATGATAATAAAATAAAGAAGATAGAAGAGGACTATAGATCCGGTGCACTATTGAGTGGAGAGTTAAAGCAAATACTAATTGAAAAACTTAATGACTTCCTTGAACAACATAGGCAAAAAAGAGAAGAGGCAAAGAAATTGGTTAATGTCTTTAAATACGAGGGAGAATTAGCTAGGGAGATGTGGAAGAAGATTCACGAATAG
- the cdvB1/B2 gene encoding cell division protein CdvB1/B2, with amino-acid sequence MSISTSGSSLKVGILNILLVTLIFKPILRVKPLYKTNVPRYKLPMLGKEDFQKIWAGNEKVKIPKSKEPLKYRLIQAQYKIRSMISRLDSYIAKMQERDRTLFERVVEAQMSKDHTRAAMYANEVAEIRKITKQLITTQIALEQVELRLETVGELGDIYVNLIPVMGVISELKTALKGVMPELSIELGELGDSLQEVVIEAGEFSGVGGVGVTSSPEARKILEEASMIAEQKMKEQFPELPAGGLASSQKS; translated from the coding sequence ATAAGTATATCAACATCTGGATCTTCACTAAAGGTTGGCATACTAAATATTTTATTGGTTACCCTTATTTTTAAACCTATATTACGGGTAAAACCGCTTTATAAGACTAACGTGCCAAGATATAAATTGCCCATGTTAGGAAAAGAAGACTTCCAAAAGATATGGGCTGGAAACGAAAAAGTAAAAATACCAAAGAGTAAAGAGCCCTTAAAATATAGGTTAATTCAAGCTCAATATAAGATTAGGTCAATGATAAGTAGATTAGACTCTTACATTGCTAAAATGCAAGAAAGAGATAGGACATTGTTCGAAAGAGTTGTAGAGGCACAAATGAGTAAAGATCATACAAGAGCAGCAATGTATGCTAATGAAGTTGCTGAAATAAGAAAAATAACTAAGCAGTTAATAACTACACAGATTGCATTAGAGCAAGTAGAATTAAGACTTGAAACTGTTGGTGAATTAGGTGACATTTACGTAAACTTAATACCAGTAATGGGAGTAATTAGTGAGTTAAAGACTGCACTAAAGGGAGTAATGCCAGAATTATCAATTGAACTTGGTGAATTAGGTGATAGTTTACAAGAAGTTGTAATAGAAGCTGGAGAATTCAGTGGTGTTGGAGGAGTGGGTGTAACATCTTCTCCAGAAGCAAGAAAGATCTTAGAAGAAGCATCAATGATAGCAGAACAGAAGATGAAGGAGCAATTCCCAGAGCTACCAGCTGGAGGATTGGCCTCCTCTCAAAAATCATAA
- a CDS encoding thiamine-phosphate synthase family protein yields MVKTPLELITDSLLPTIKVLIAKKLRELGMSQNRIASLLGVTQPAVKQYLDENDKEQYEKLKEMGLQEEEINNIIEDLVELLNNGDVKSAMYYITDVGLKYLSELRFCKFHKEKDKYIPSDCDICRYIYRQNEEERMEIALSMLQNELITPLIPEVLSNIAFARKNPKGINDILAVEGRITKVKGLPTPVSNPSWGASKHLATILLKVVHKDASIRSVMNIKYDEKIDKALKLLGFKTAYVGPSDDNDDESISNLIFSAFSEGIDCIVHLGGKGLEPITYIFGKDPVEVVKKVIEIGKKYRELTEN; encoded by the coding sequence GTGGTAAAAACTCCATTAGAGCTCATTACAGATAGTCTCCTACCTACAATTAAGGTATTGATAGCTAAAAAACTTAGAGAATTAGGAATGAGCCAAAACAGAATTGCAAGTTTACTCGGTGTTACTCAGCCAGCTGTAAAGCAATACCTTGATGAAAATGACAAGGAACAATATGAGAAACTAAAGGAAATGGGATTACAAGAAGAAGAAATAAATAATATAATAGAAGATTTAGTAGAATTATTGAACAATGGGGATGTTAAAAGTGCTATGTATTACATTACTGATGTTGGATTAAAATATTTATCAGAATTAAGATTCTGTAAATTCCATAAAGAGAAAGATAAGTATATTCCTTCTGATTGCGATATTTGTAGATATATTTATAGACAAAATGAAGAGGAGAGAATGGAAATTGCATTAAGTATGTTACAAAATGAATTAATTACTCCATTAATCCCAGAGGTTTTAAGTAACATAGCTTTTGCAAGAAAGAATCCTAAAGGAATAAACGATATTTTGGCCGTTGAAGGAAGAATTACTAAAGTTAAAGGATTACCAACTCCTGTATCTAATCCTTCCTGGGGAGCAAGCAAGCATTTAGCTACTATTTTATTGAAGGTTGTTCATAAAGATGCAAGTATAAGGTCTGTTATGAATATAAAATATGATGAGAAAATTGATAAGGCTTTAAAACTTTTAGGCTTTAAAACTGCTTATGTAGGTCCTAGCGATGATAATGATGATGAAAGTATTTCAAATTTAATTTTTTCAGCATTTAGTGAGGGAATTGATTGCATAGTTCACTTAGGAGGAAAGGGATTGGAACCAATAACTTATATATTTGGTAAGGATCCAGTTGAAGTAGTAAAAAAGGTTATAGAAATTGGTAAAAAATACAGAGAGTTAACCGAAAATTAA
- a CDS encoding rhomboid family intramembrane serine protease yields the protein MKSTVVLIISITIGYIIGQILSLQSSFLLYYLIQINYLILKYGFYWQLLTSIFITPSFFDWAFNAIALYFIYWLYKSQAGKLEYLVFLLSGIVGNLFSLFLYSPLTASAGASGGIFGLFAYYAVSDYLKDKQVNKIAIILLLAVFIMSDTLPFFDVDIWAHTGGILTGVLLSLLLFKIYETRRTV from the coding sequence ATGAAATCTACTGTAGTTTTAATAATTTCAATAACCATTGGTTATATTATTGGGCAAATATTATCACTTCAGAGCTCTTTTTTGCTTTACTACCTCATTCAGATTAATTATCTGATACTAAAATATGGATTTTACTGGCAATTACTCACTTCTATTTTTATAACTCCTAGCTTCTTTGATTGGGCATTTAATGCTATTGCCCTATACTTTATTTATTGGCTCTACAAAAGCCAAGCTGGAAAATTAGAATATTTAGTATTTCTTCTTTCTGGTATAGTTGGGAATCTTTTCTCTTTATTTCTTTACTCACCTTTAACGGCCTCAGCAGGAGCTTCTGGAGGAATATTTGGATTATTTGCTTATTATGCTGTAAGCGATTATCTTAAAGATAAGCAAGTAAACAAGATAGCCATAATTCTCTTATTAGCTGTTTTCATTATGAGTGATACTCTTCCATTTTTTGATGTAGATATATGGGCACATACTGGTGGTATATTGACTGGGGTATTACTTTCGTTATTGCTTTTTAAAATATATGAGACAAGAAGAACAGTGTGA
- a CDS encoding 5-formyltetrahydrofolate cyclo-ligase, whose product MQSKSEIREKIWKLLEETNIASFPRPVFSRIPNFKGADEAARKLAETKEFTKAKIVKVNPDSPQRPVRELVLKSGKLLIVPTPRLKGEFYLLDPNKIDNIKDATKISGFFKYGEVVDLYSIPKVDLIVAGSVAVTLTGDRVGKGEGYSELEFAILRELGKVDEYTPIATTVHDVQIVDFIPAEPYDVPVDIITTPTKVIYTKRSREKPKGIYLEYLTKEKIEETPFLKKYLAQRGYKLF is encoded by the coding sequence ATGCAATCAAAATCTGAAATAAGGGAAAAGATTTGGAAATTACTTGAAGAAACCAATATTGCTTCTTTTCCTAGACCTGTTTTTAGTAGAATTCCTAACTTTAAAGGAGCAGATGAAGCTGCAAGAAAACTAGCCGAGACTAAAGAATTTACAAAGGCAAAAATAGTTAAAGTAAATCCAGATTCTCCTCAAAGACCAGTCAGAGAGTTAGTATTAAAGAGTGGTAAGTTACTTATTGTTCCAACCCCTAGGTTAAAAGGAGAATTTTATTTGTTAGATCCTAATAAAATTGACAACATTAAAGACGCAACAAAAATAAGTGGATTTTTCAAGTACGGAGAAGTTGTCGACTTATACTCTATACCAAAAGTTGATTTGATAGTTGCTGGATCTGTAGCAGTTACTTTAACTGGGGATAGAGTTGGAAAGGGGGAAGGATATAGTGAATTAGAGTTTGCTATATTAAGAGAATTAGGTAAAGTTGATGAGTATACTCCTATTGCTACTACTGTTCATGATGTTCAAATTGTTGATTTTATTCCTGCTGAGCCTTATGATGTACCAGTTGATATAATAACTACTCCGACTAAAGTTATATATACAAAAAGATCAAGAGAAAAACCTAAAGGAATTTACCTTGAATATTTAACTAAGGAGAAAATAGAAGAAACTCCATTTTTAAAGAAGTATTTAGCTCAGAGAGGATATAAGCTGTTTTAA
- the cbp1 gene encoding CRISPR DNA repeat-binding protein Cbp1, which yields MTEKEVIERIVEMYNSGRTIREISNELKMSYGKVRNILIKEGVRMRNKVPKETVEKIIELAKQGYSARKISKELNMNETTVLRILKEHNLGKRIKRITKEEIEEILRMYRENKSIYEIAKKLNRSTNLIVYYLKKYKAIRESSSTSP from the coding sequence GTGACTGAAAAAGAAGTTATAGAAAGAATTGTCGAAATGTATAATTCCGGCCGTACTATCAGAGAAATCTCAAATGAGTTAAAGATGAGTTACGGAAAAGTGAGGAATATATTAATTAAAGAGGGAGTAAGGATGAGAAATAAAGTCCCAAAGGAAACTGTGGAAAAAATAATAGAACTAGCAAAACAAGGATATAGTGCAAGAAAAATCAGCAAAGAACTAAACATGAATGAAACTACAGTACTCAGAATCTTAAAAGAACATAACTTAGGTAAAAGAATAAAAAGAATTACCAAAGAAGAAATAGAAGAAATCCTGAGAATGTATAGAGAAAATAAATCAATCTACGAAATCGCAAAGAAATTAAACAGATCTACGAATCTGATAGTTTATTATCTCAAAAAATATAAAGCTATTCGTGAATCTTCTTCCACATCTCCCTAG